From Candidatus Dormiibacterota bacterium, the proteins below share one genomic window:
- a CDS encoding ATPase, T2SS/T4P/T4SS family: MAVKLGEMLIKAGLLTPQKLQEALEYQKTNGGKLGLNLVKLGFVKEEDITRVLSQQYGVPAINLTKVEVDDTVVKLIPSEVAQKYLIMPVSRTGATLTIAMVDPTNVFAMDDIKFMTGYNVEPVVASEVAIKEAIDRYYGSIHALELKKVMDDLAQEENEQNLELLEDEQEVDLAKLEAATEEAPVVRLVNLILTDSIKRGASDIHIEPYEKDFRVRFRIDGVLYEIMQPPMKLRDAITSRLKIMAKLDISEKRLPQDGRIKIKMKLQGKNREMDYRVSVLPTLFGEKIVLRLLDKENLMLDMTRLGFEQESLTRFEKAIFKPYGMVLVTGPTGSGKTNTLYSSISRVNTPETNIMTAEDPVEFNLHGINQVQVKESIGLNFAAALRS; encoded by the coding sequence ATGGCGGTCAAGCTGGGCGAGATGTTGATCAAGGCGGGGCTTCTCACTCCTCAGAAGCTCCAGGAGGCCCTGGAATATCAGAAGACCAACGGCGGCAAGCTCGGCCTGAACCTCGTCAAGCTCGGGTTCGTCAAAGAAGAGGACATCACCCGCGTCCTCTCCCAGCAGTACGGCGTGCCCGCCATCAACCTCACGAAGGTCGAGGTCGATGACACGGTCGTGAAGCTCATCCCGAGCGAAGTGGCGCAGAAATATCTGATCATGCCGGTCAGCCGCACCGGCGCCACCCTGACCATCGCCATGGTGGACCCGACCAACGTGTTCGCCATGGACGACATCAAGTTCATGACCGGCTACAACGTGGAGCCGGTGGTCGCCAGCGAAGTCGCCATCAAGGAGGCGATCGACCGGTACTACGGCTCGATCCATGCCCTCGAGCTCAAGAAGGTCATGGACGACCTCGCGCAGGAGGAGAACGAGCAGAACCTCGAGCTCCTGGAGGACGAGCAGGAGGTCGACCTCGCCAAGCTGGAGGCCGCCACCGAAGAGGCGCCGGTCGTCAGGCTGGTGAACCTGATCCTGACCGACTCGATCAAGCGCGGCGCATCCGACATCCACATCGAGCCGTACGAGAAGGATTTCCGCGTGCGCTTCCGGATCGACGGCGTCCTCTACGAAATCATGCAGCCGCCGATGAAGCTGCGCGACGCCATCACGTCGCGACTCAAGATCATGGCGAAGCTGGACATCTCCGAGAAGAGGCTGCCGCAGGACGGGCGCATCAAGATCAAGATGAAGCTGCAGGGAAAGAACCGCGAGATGGACTATCGCGTCTCGGTCCTGCCGACGCTGTTCGGCGAGAAGATCGTCCTCCGGCTCCTCGACAAAGAGAACCTGATGCTCGACATGACCAGGCTCGGGTTCGAGCAGGAATCGCTCACCCGGTTCGAGAAGGCGATCTTCAAGCCGTACGGCATGGTGCTGGTCACCGGCCCCACGGGCTCGGGAAAGACCAACACCCTGTACTCGTCGATCAGCCGGGTCAACACGCCCGAGACCAACATCATGACCGCCGAGGATCCGGTCGAGTTCAACCTGCACGGCATCAACCAGGTGCAGGTGAAGGAGTCGATCGGGCTGAACTTCGCCGCGGCGCTGCGCTCC
- a CDS encoding metallophosphoesterase family protein, with product MRYLVLSDLHSNLEALEAVLAVARTPGYERTLVLGDIVGYGADPNPVVEILRGLPGLVAIRGNHDRVAASLEEADGFNEAARQSALWTRRSLTADNRDFLRRLPRGPLEFAPGKLLSHGTPLDEDQYLMDEGEARRCFEGARFDLCFFGHSHYPGAFVLEESRVSRRPATGDGPVTDLLPGRRYLINPGSVGQPRDHNPRGGFAIYDDAPDTVVIHRVEYRAAEARDKILRAGLPRWLGDRLLLGA from the coding sequence ATGCGATACCTCGTCCTCTCCGACCTGCACAGCAACCTGGAGGCTCTCGAGGCCGTTCTGGCCGTGGCGCGCACACCGGGCTACGAGAGAACGCTGGTCCTGGGGGACATCGTCGGTTACGGAGCCGACCCGAACCCTGTCGTCGAGATTCTGCGCGGACTCCCCGGCCTCGTCGCGATTCGCGGCAACCATGACAGGGTGGCCGCCTCCCTGGAGGAGGCGGACGGATTCAACGAGGCGGCGCGACAGTCCGCGCTCTGGACAAGGCGGTCCCTGACTGCCGACAACCGCGACTTCCTCAGGAGGCTGCCGCGGGGTCCCCTCGAGTTCGCCCCGGGGAAGCTCCTGTCCCACGGCACGCCGCTCGACGAGGACCAGTACCTGATGGATGAAGGGGAAGCGAGGCGCTGTTTCGAAGGAGCGCGCTTCGATCTCTGCTTCTTCGGGCACAGCCACTATCCCGGCGCGTTCGTCCTGGAAGAGTCGCGCGTGTCCCGCCGGCCGGCGACAGGGGACGGCCCGGTCACCGACCTCCTCCCCGGCCGCCGCTACCTGATCAACCCCGGTTCGGTCGGGCAGCCGCGCGATCATAATCCGCGCGGCGGGTTCGCGATCTATGACGACGCGCCGGACACCGTGGTGATTCACCGGGTCGAGTATCGCGCCGCCGAGGCGCGCGACAAGATCCTGCGGGCCGGACTGCCGCGCTGGCTCGGCGACCGCCTCCTTCTGGGCGCCTAG
- a CDS encoding shikimate kinase — translation MGEPDVVFLIGFMGAGKTTVGRHLARLLGWDFLDLDERIVADERLGIAQIFAVKGEAYFRRLETEILASLRGGSRLVVACGGGTYAQDENRRLIDQLGRAVWIRLPLEVALRRCAGDAGRPLLKTAAQADELYRRRLPSYRAASLHIDAHGLSAEEVAERIAGLL, via the coding sequence ATGGGCGAGCCGGACGTGGTGTTCCTCATCGGTTTCATGGGGGCGGGAAAGACCACCGTCGGCAGGCACCTGGCGCGCCTCCTGGGCTGGGACTTCCTGGACCTGGACGAGCGGATCGTGGCGGACGAACGGCTCGGCATCGCGCAGATCTTCGCCGTGAAAGGAGAAGCGTATTTCCGGCGCCTCGAGACGGAGATCCTGGCCTCGTTGCGGGGCGGCTCGCGGCTGGTCGTGGCCTGTGGCGGAGGAACCTACGCCCAGGACGAGAACCGCCGGCTCATCGATCAGCTCGGGCGGGCCGTCTGGATCCGCCTGCCTCTGGAGGTGGCGCTCCGGCGCTGCGCGGGCGACGCCGGCCGGCCGCTCCTGAAGACCGCGGCGCAGGCCGACGAGCTGTATCGCCGTCGTCTGCCGTCCTATCGGGCCGCCTCCCTGCATATCGACGCCCACGGCCTGTCGGCCGAAGAGGTCGCCGAGCGCATCGCCGGGCTCCTCTGA
- the accC gene encoding acetyl-CoA carboxylase biotin carboxylase subunit, with protein MFKKILIANRGEIALRIIWACRELGIQTVAVYSTADADSLHVKFADEDICIGPPRNADSYLNIGAVIAAAEITDADAIHPGYGFLAESAHFAEVCEACHIRFIGPSPNVIRLMGDKAKARETMLAAGVPIIPGSRGTVSDEKEALPLSARIGYPVIVKAAAGGGGRGMRVVNSAEELTSAMSAARTEAKAAFGVPDVYLEKYIKTPRHIEFQILGDSFGNIVTLGERECSIQRRHQKIVEESPSPGLQPKLRRRMAESALKVARSVGYQNAGTVEFLLDEEGRFYFIEMNTRIQVEHPVTEMVTGIDMIKEQIKIAAGESLAFRQEDIQSVGHSIECRINAEDPETFAPSPGKITTFHLPGGPGVRVDTAAHPECTISPYYDSMIAKLITRGNNRMEAISRMRRSLEVTVVEGIRTNVPLHRRIMNDPEFIRGNLNTGFLDRLLERKVEAAVAS; from the coding sequence ATGTTCAAGAAAATCCTGATCGCCAACCGCGGGGAAATCGCCCTGCGGATCATCTGGGCCTGCCGCGAGCTCGGCATCCAGACCGTGGCGGTGTATTCGACGGCCGACGCCGATTCCCTGCACGTCAAGTTCGCGGACGAGGACATCTGCATCGGGCCGCCGCGCAACGCCGACTCCTACCTCAACATCGGCGCGGTGATCGCGGCCGCCGAGATCACGGATGCCGACGCCATCCACCCGGGCTACGGATTCCTGGCGGAGTCGGCCCATTTCGCAGAAGTGTGCGAGGCCTGCCACATCCGCTTCATCGGTCCGAGCCCCAACGTCATCCGACTGATGGGGGACAAGGCGAAGGCGCGCGAGACCATGCTCGCCGCCGGCGTGCCGATCATCCCCGGCAGCCGCGGCACAGTGAGCGACGAGAAGGAGGCGCTGCCTCTTTCCGCGCGCATCGGCTACCCGGTGATCGTGAAGGCGGCCGCCGGCGGCGGCGGGCGCGGCATGCGCGTCGTGAACTCGGCCGAGGAGCTGACCTCGGCGATGAGCGCCGCGCGCACGGAGGCCAAGGCGGCATTCGGAGTGCCGGACGTGTACCTCGAGAAGTACATCAAGACGCCGCGGCACATCGAGTTCCAGATCCTGGGGGACTCCTTCGGCAACATCGTGACCCTCGGGGAGCGCGAGTGCTCCATCCAAAGGCGCCACCAGAAGATCGTGGAGGAGTCCCCCTCCCCCGGCCTCCAGCCGAAGCTCCGGCGCCGCATGGCGGAATCGGCCCTGAAGGTGGCGCGCTCGGTCGGCTACCAGAACGCCGGCACCGTGGAGTTCCTGCTCGACGAGGAGGGCCGCTTCTACTTCATCGAGATGAACACGCGCATCCAGGTCGAGCACCCCGTGACCGAGATGGTGACCGGGATCGACATGATCAAGGAGCAGATCAAGATCGCGGCCGGCGAGTCGCTGGCGTTCCGCCAGGAGGACATCCAGAGCGTCGGGCACTCGATCGAGTGCCGCATCAACGCCGAGGACCCGGAGACCTTCGCGCCGTCCCCGGGGAAGATCACGACGTTCCACCTCCCCGGGGGACCGGGCGTGCGGGTCGACACGGCGGCGCATCCCGAGTGCACGATCTCGCCCTACTACGATTCGATGATCGCCAAGCTGATCACGCGCGGCAACAACCGCATGGAGGCGATCTCCCGCATGCGCCGCTCGCTCGAGGTGACGGTCGTCGAGGGGATCCGGACGAACGTGCCCCTGCACCGGCGCATCATGAACGATCCCGAGTTCATCCGGGGCAACCTGAACACCGGGTTTCTCGACCGGCTCCTCGAGCGCAAGGTGGAGGCCGCCGTCGCCTCCTGA
- the accB gene encoding acetyl-CoA carboxylase biotin carboxyl carrier protein, protein MDSEIKELMEYIEASSFVEFELERDGFKIKLVKRGAVSNGPAGVTAPATVAAQQAAEAPAARPAVVESPDLHLVKSPIVGTFYRAGAPGSRSFVEVGDKVKKGQILCIVEAMKLMNEIESDCDGEILEALVANGQPVEYGEPLFKIRKAAPA, encoded by the coding sequence TTGGACAGTGAAATCAAGGAGTTGATGGAGTACATCGAAGCCTCGAGCTTCGTCGAGTTCGAGCTGGAGCGCGACGGCTTCAAGATCAAGCTGGTGAAGCGGGGCGCCGTCTCGAACGGTCCGGCGGGCGTCACGGCACCCGCTACGGTGGCGGCGCAGCAGGCCGCGGAGGCGCCCGCGGCCCGCCCCGCGGTGGTCGAATCCCCCGATCTCCACCTGGTGAAGTCGCCGATCGTCGGCACCTTCTACCGCGCCGGCGCGCCCGGGTCGCGCTCGTTCGTGGAGGTCGGCGACAAGGTCAAGAAGGGACAGATCCTGTGCATCGTCGAGGCGATGAAACTGATGAACGAGATCGAGTCGGACTGCGACGGCGAGATCCTCGAGGCGCTCGTGGCGAACGGGCAGCCGGTGGAATACGGGGAGCCGCTGTTCAAGATCCGCAAAGCCGCGCCGGCATGA
- a CDS encoding tetratricopeptide repeat protein, producing the protein MTKPATQRNPAIESLKDRIARDPLSRAFLQLAEEYRKEGRYQEAIDVCLDGLQRHPAYHTARISLGRTYLEAGDLENARRTFVEVLELQPENHLAAKLLAEIQKKMGDPAGAAATYRAILGYYPTDREVATLLDETLRQGAVSMPPTRSAAIGAPATPTSRPAPSTPAVPASSRQPPAIPVPQAGRAPAPERGHVDRPADPSPEFRPEDFGGAATSSPRDAWSPPAPGAPPSWPGPSSDAAGGPLDDDALQTNTLAELYLRQGLVDRAIEVYRGMLRVDPGNQKAARRLNELAPAGAPSPVPDVAASDGPLPAAVIAAVPGAPARTPPGASAVPVAAHADARRDTISRLERWLANFSGPAAKGAPLR; encoded by the coding sequence ATGACGAAACCGGCCACCCAGCGCAATCCGGCAATCGAGTCCCTGAAGGATCGCATCGCCCGCGATCCCCTGTCGCGGGCCTTTCTTCAGCTGGCGGAGGAATATCGCAAGGAGGGGCGCTACCAGGAGGCGATCGACGTCTGCCTGGATGGACTGCAGCGGCACCCGGCCTATCACACGGCGCGCATTTCGCTGGGCCGGACCTACCTGGAAGCCGGCGACCTGGAGAACGCCCGGCGCACATTCGTGGAGGTCCTCGAACTGCAGCCTGAGAACCATCTCGCCGCCAAGCTCCTGGCTGAAATCCAGAAGAAGATGGGGGATCCGGCGGGCGCGGCCGCCACCTATCGCGCCATCCTGGGCTACTACCCGACCGACCGGGAGGTCGCCACTCTCCTGGATGAGACTCTGCGGCAGGGGGCGGTGTCCATGCCGCCGACCCGATCCGCGGCGATCGGAGCCCCCGCGACTCCGACGAGCCGCCCCGCCCCTTCAACACCGGCGGTCCCCGCGTCGAGCCGTCAGCCGCCCGCTATCCCCGTCCCTCAGGCGGGCCGCGCTCCCGCCCCGGAGCGCGGCCACGTGGATCGACCGGCCGATCCATCCCCCGAATTCCGGCCCGAGGACTTCGGCGGCGCCGCCACGTCATCGCCGCGAGACGCCTGGAGCCCCCCCGCGCCAGGCGCTCCTCCATCCTGGCCCGGGCCCTCGTCCGATGCGGCCGGGGGGCCCCTGGATGACGACGCTCTGCAGACCAATACGCTGGCCGAGCTGTATCTGCGCCAGGGGCTGGTCGACAGGGCCATCGAGGTCTACAGGGGCATGCTGCGCGTCGATCCCGGAAATCAGAAGGCCGCGCGGCGGCTGAACGAGCTCGCGCCGGCCGGCGCTCCGTCGCCGGTGCCGGATGTCGCGGCGTCCGACGGTCCGCTGCCCGCCGCGGTGATCGCGGCCGTTCCGGGGGCCCCCGCACGGACGCCCCCGGGCGCGTCGGCGGTGCCGGTCGCGGCCCACGCGGACGCCCGACGGGACACCATCAGCCGCCTGGAACGGTGGCTGGCGAACTTCAGCGGGCCCGCCGCGAAGGGGGCGCCGCTCCGATGA
- the pilQ gene encoding type IV pilus secretin PilQ, which produces MRYGKVAILIMIAAAALRCSGNPPVSEPGQAVLNAPSAVVINAIDHQETPAGTEVVLHGNYPFSYTSYQPDPRTLVLELLDVHVEGLSQEVQIGTPQVEGVRVTSVESVDGGKIAKFEFKNVLAAQHSIRLEGHDLIVDFPSLGEGGNAPESPIVAESSPAAASSTAEGAPESGAPTGTSPQGSTVPAEGAPIETVQSTPPPAEGTNGGAAAGTAEPTPLAEASSGTSSAQTASKTTAAQAGSPGVKVVRGAAPSGSRAHALLSVEARGEDKEKTVVLTADGGLQQEHFELKNPPRLVIDLMGVVDKTPAKTLSIGSGGLSRVRVAQFATRPKPVVRVVLDMSSPRPYAIVPTENGLVVDFTEEGVRHALETEPQQVQPVASSLAAETPAEKTSSAEPTAAEPSTSTPPSDAAANEESPVTPSAEKAPLNPLVAEGGVKIEGQTPRQEVAFVPSGRDSGNVVISQGSSRFSSRAISDTGPKYTGKRISLNFKDADLKDVFRLFHEITGYNIVLDPAVAGTLTIVLENVPEDQALDIILKNNGLDKVFENNVIRIASSQKLAAEASARKALIEAQQLEEEPITFTRSLSYAKANDVMPIVKKIMSKRGDAIMDNRTNTLIITDLRDRQDPINRLIDTLDEQTPQVVIEARIVETDRLFERDLGIIWGAAKQTTIRGKQTDLTYDVDLGVTSVGTFGIAYGSVLDTFQLHATLDAFELNGDVKVLSSPRIAAQNNQKAVIEQGTQIPVVSTTATQINVEFISASLKLEVLPQITKEGTVIMDVKVDNSSPDFNNRVGDVPPIITERAATQILVSDGGTAVIGGIFKLNNSVSQTAVPGLSKIPGLGWLFKNKSLNRHNTELLIFITPRITKRMEPPPEARAAKD; this is translated from the coding sequence ATGAGGTACGGGAAGGTCGCGATCCTGATCATGATCGCCGCGGCCGCCCTGCGATGCTCGGGCAATCCGCCCGTCAGCGAGCCGGGTCAGGCGGTGCTCAACGCGCCGTCCGCGGTGGTCATCAACGCCATCGACCACCAGGAGACCCCGGCGGGCACCGAGGTCGTCCTGCATGGGAACTACCCGTTCAGCTACACCTCCTACCAGCCGGACCCGAGAACGCTCGTGCTGGAGCTTCTCGACGTGCATGTCGAGGGACTGTCCCAGGAAGTCCAGATCGGAACGCCGCAGGTCGAGGGTGTGCGTGTCACGTCCGTCGAAAGCGTGGACGGCGGCAAGATCGCGAAATTCGAATTCAAGAACGTCCTCGCGGCGCAGCACTCCATCCGCCTGGAGGGCCACGACCTGATCGTCGATTTCCCGTCTCTCGGCGAGGGGGGCAACGCCCCCGAATCGCCGATCGTCGCGGAATCGTCCCCCGCGGCAGCGTCATCGACCGCGGAGGGCGCCCCGGAAAGCGGCGCGCCGACGGGGACGAGTCCCCAGGGCTCCACGGTCCCGGCCGAAGGGGCGCCGATCGAGACCGTGCAATCGACCCCGCCCCCGGCCGAAGGAACGAATGGTGGGGCCGCAGCCGGCACGGCCGAGCCGACGCCGCTTGCCGAGGCTTCGTCCGGGACGAGCTCGGCGCAGACCGCCTCCAAGACAACAGCGGCCCAGGCCGGATCGCCGGGCGTCAAGGTGGTTCGCGGCGCCGCGCCGTCGGGCTCCCGGGCCCACGCCCTGCTGTCGGTCGAAGCGCGCGGCGAGGACAAAGAGAAGACCGTGGTCCTGACCGCGGACGGGGGGCTCCAGCAGGAGCATTTCGAGCTGAAGAACCCGCCGCGCCTGGTGATCGACCTGATGGGCGTGGTGGACAAGACGCCGGCCAAGACGCTGTCGATCGGAAGCGGCGGCCTGTCGCGGGTGCGCGTGGCCCAGTTCGCCACACGGCCGAAGCCGGTCGTGCGGGTCGTCCTGGACATGTCGAGCCCGCGCCCGTATGCCATCGTGCCGACGGAGAATGGGCTGGTCGTGGACTTCACCGAGGAGGGCGTGCGGCACGCTCTCGAGACCGAGCCGCAGCAGGTCCAGCCGGTCGCCTCGTCGCTGGCGGCGGAGACCCCGGCCGAGAAGACCTCCAGTGCGGAGCCGACCGCCGCGGAACCGTCGACCTCCACACCTCCTTCCGACGCAGCCGCGAACGAGGAGTCGCCCGTGACCCCGTCCGCCGAGAAGGCTCCGCTCAACCCTCTGGTCGCGGAGGGTGGCGTCAAGATCGAGGGGCAGACTCCCCGGCAGGAGGTGGCGTTCGTTCCTTCGGGCAGGGACAGCGGGAACGTGGTCATCTCGCAGGGCAGCAGCAGGTTCAGCTCTCGGGCGATCTCCGACACGGGGCCGAAATACACCGGCAAGCGGATCTCGCTCAACTTCAAGGATGCCGATCTCAAGGATGTGTTCCGCCTGTTCCACGAGATCACCGGCTACAACATCGTCCTCGATCCGGCGGTTGCGGGGACGCTGACGATCGTCCTCGAGAACGTGCCCGAGGACCAGGCGCTGGACATCATCCTGAAGAACAACGGGCTGGACAAGGTCTTCGAGAACAACGTCATCCGGATCGCGTCGTCGCAGAAGCTGGCGGCGGAGGCGTCGGCGCGCAAGGCGCTGATCGAGGCGCAGCAGCTCGAGGAGGAGCCGATCACCTTCACGCGCAGCCTGTCGTACGCCAAGGCGAACGACGTGATGCCGATCGTCAAGAAGATCATGTCCAAGCGCGGCGACGCCATCATGGACAACCGGACCAACACGCTCATCATCACCGACCTGCGCGACCGCCAGGATCCGATCAATCGACTGATCGACACGCTGGACGAGCAGACGCCGCAGGTCGTCATCGAGGCGCGCATCGTCGAGACGGACCGCCTTTTCGAGCGTGACTTGGGCATCATCTGGGGGGCTGCGAAGCAGACGACGATTCGGGGCAAGCAGACCGATCTGACTTACGACGTCGACCTTGGGGTCACATCGGTGGGCACGTTCGGAATCGCCTACGGGAGTGTTCTCGATACGTTCCAGCTCCACGCGACCCTCGATGCCTTCGAGCTGAACGGCGACGTCAAGGTCCTGTCCTCTCCGCGGATCGCCGCGCAGAACAACCAGAAGGCGGTCATCGAGCAGGGCACGCAGATCCCGGTCGTCAGCACCACGGCGACCCAGATCAACGTCGAATTCATCTCGGCGTCGTTGAAGCTGGAGGTGCTGCCTCAGATCACGAAGGAGGGGACGGTCATCATGGACGTCAAGGTCGACAACTCGTCTCCGGACTTCAACAACCGCGTCGGGGACGTGCCGCCCATCATCACCGAGCGCGCCGCCACCCAGATCCTGGTGTCCGACGGCGGCACCGCCGTGATCGGCGGCATTTTCAAGCTGAACAATTCCGTGAGCCAGACGGCTGTCCCGGGCCTGTCCAAGATTCCCGGGCTTGGCTGGCTGTTCAAGAACAAGTCGCTCAACCGACACAACACCGAGCTCCTGATCTTCATCACCCCGAGGATCACGAAACGGATGGAGCCCCCGCCGGAGGCCCGGGCCGCCAAGGATTGA
- the pilO gene encoding type 4a pilus biogenesis protein PilO: protein MDFKKLPFWGQFAVVAVMAIALVAVAWMAYPNFSEMEKRNASSRSDLEGLQTEIRKGQAIEAKLPEFEKEIENLQLKLSDLLAILPTEPETGELLKWVKNLADQSNLDLKQFNPGALKQVEFYKEFPIAMDVEGDYHDLGVFFDRISKYSRIINVSGVTISALSGQHSIKSSFTATTFVYDDKGGASK from the coding sequence ATGGACTTCAAGAAGCTGCCCTTCTGGGGTCAGTTCGCGGTGGTCGCCGTGATGGCGATCGCCCTGGTCGCCGTCGCCTGGATGGCGTATCCGAACTTCTCGGAAATGGAGAAGCGCAACGCCAGCTCCCGATCGGACCTGGAGGGGTTGCAGACCGAGATCCGCAAGGGGCAGGCGATCGAGGCGAAGCTGCCGGAGTTCGAGAAGGAGATCGAGAACCTGCAGCTGAAGCTGAGCGACCTGCTGGCGATCCTGCCCACCGAGCCCGAGACCGGCGAGCTCCTGAAGTGGGTCAAGAACCTGGCGGACCAGTCGAACCTGGACCTGAAGCAGTTCAACCCCGGGGCGCTGAAGCAGGTCGAGTTCTACAAGGAGTTCCCGATCGCCATGGACGTCGAGGGGGACTACCACGACCTCGGGGTCTTCTTCGACCGCATCAGCAAGTACTCGCGCATCATCAACGTGAGCGGGGTGACCATCTCCGCGCTGAGCGGCCAGCACTCGATCAAATCGAGTTTCACCGCCACGACCTTCGTCTACGACGACAAGGGAGGTGCGTCCAAGTGA
- a CDS encoding PilN domain-containing protein: MIKINLLAGTQQAKTRAVKAPRFEGVGTLGQNVLMTGVVILALLFIGWRWYSLESESRRLRTEIAKAQVEKERLQAIIKKGEEYKAKKELLERKIALITQLKRNQSGPVHLLDEVSKQLPDFLWLDSMTESGASVMIQGKATTYNAVSNFYNNLTGSRYFNNVVLGTITAIPVGVTFSLNCLFTAHPEVQDQANAATPPSGG; this comes from the coding sequence ATGATCAAGATCAACCTTCTCGCCGGGACGCAGCAGGCGAAGACGCGCGCCGTCAAGGCCCCCCGGTTCGAGGGTGTCGGGACGCTCGGCCAGAACGTGCTCATGACGGGCGTGGTCATCCTGGCCCTCCTGTTCATCGGCTGGCGCTGGTACAGCCTGGAGAGCGAGAGCCGCAGGTTGCGCACCGAAATCGCCAAGGCGCAGGTGGAGAAGGAGCGGCTGCAGGCCATCATCAAGAAGGGCGAGGAGTACAAGGCCAAGAAAGAGCTCCTGGAGCGCAAGATCGCCCTGATCACGCAGCTGAAGCGGAACCAGAGCGGCCCGGTCCATCTTCTCGACGAGGTCAGCAAGCAGCTCCCCGATTTCCTGTGGCTGGACAGCATGACCGAGTCGGGCGCGAGCGTCATGATCCAGGGGAAGGCCACCACGTACAACGCGGTATCGAACTTCTACAACAACCTGACCGGGTCCCGGTACTTCAACAACGTGGTCCTCGGCACGATCACCGCGATCCCGGTGGGGGTCACGTTTTCGCTGAACTGCCTGTTCACGGCGCATCCCGAGGTGCAGGACCAGGCGAACGCCGCGACCCCGCCGTCGGGCGGGTAG
- the pilM gene encoding type IV pilus assembly protein PilM, producing the protein MFFSKGKNLVGLDIGSSAVKVVELKELGKNRGYQLLNVALERLSPEAIVDGAIMDAGLVVDTVQRAFSARKIKGGDVAIALSGHSVIIKKISIPATSEEELAEVIPWEAEQYIPFDVQDVNLAYQVLKGASGGEGNMDVLLVAAKKDKINDYTSVVSQAGRNPLVVDVDVFALQNCYEMNYDTDPGVARALVNIGASTTNVAILKGTTSIFWRDISVGGNHYNDAIRKELNLSFEQAESLKRGEEVDGIPVENVNPIIASVNDFIGAEIQKTIDFFKNTTPGENIETLVIAGGSARIPHLREALAERFGIPVEPLNPFNRVQIGKGISQDMVEEIGSSVSIAVGLAARRQGDNR; encoded by the coding sequence GTGTTCTTTTCAAAGGGAAAGAATCTGGTGGGTCTCGACATCGGCTCGAGCGCCGTCAAGGTCGTCGAGCTGAAGGAGCTCGGCAAGAACCGCGGCTACCAGCTTCTGAACGTGGCGCTGGAGCGGCTCTCTCCCGAGGCGATCGTGGACGGCGCGATCATGGACGCCGGCCTGGTCGTGGACACCGTGCAGCGCGCCTTCTCCGCCCGCAAGATCAAGGGGGGGGACGTGGCGATAGCGCTCTCCGGGCACAGCGTCATCATCAAGAAGATCTCGATCCCCGCGACCTCGGAGGAAGAGCTGGCGGAAGTCATCCCCTGGGAGGCGGAGCAGTACATCCCGTTCGACGTGCAGGACGTCAACCTTGCCTACCAGGTCCTGAAGGGGGCCAGCGGGGGCGAGGGGAACATGGACGTTCTCCTGGTCGCCGCCAAGAAAGACAAGATCAACGATTACACCTCCGTCGTCAGCCAGGCCGGGCGGAACCCGCTCGTCGTGGATGTCGACGTGTTCGCCCTGCAGAACTGCTACGAGATGAACTACGACACCGACCCGGGCGTGGCCAGGGCTCTCGTGAACATCGGCGCCTCCACGACCAACGTGGCCATCCTCAAGGGGACCACCTCGATCTTCTGGCGCGACATCTCGGTGGGCGGCAATCACTACAACGACGCCATCCGCAAGGAGCTGAACCTGAGCTTCGAGCAGGCGGAGTCGCTGAAGCGGGGTGAGGAGGTCGACGGCATCCCGGTCGAGAACGTGAACCCGATCATCGCCTCGGTGAACGATTTCATCGGCGCGGAGATCCAGAAGACCATCGACTTCTTCAAGAACACGACTCCCGGGGAAAACATCGAGACCCTGGTGATCGCAGGCGGGTCGGCGCGCATCCCGCACCTGCGCGAAGCGCTGGCGGAGCGCTTCGGCATCCCGGTGGAGCCGCTGAACCCCTTCAACCGGGTGCAGATCGGCAAGGGCATCTCGCAGGACATGGTGGAGGAGATCGGCTCCAGCGTCTCGATCGCCGTCGGGCTGGCCGCCCGCCGCCAGGGGGACAACCGATGA
- the rpmB gene encoding 50S ribosomal protein L28, with the protein MARSCEVCGKAPTFGRQISHAHNVSSRLWYPNIQRLKVIVGKTRRRMKVCTRCLRSGRVVKAAHRAPRTTA; encoded by the coding sequence GTGGCCCGATCCTGCGAGGTCTGCGGCAAGGCTCCGACGTTTGGACGCCAGATCAGCCACGCGCACAACGTGTCGTCGCGCCTCTGGTATCCGAACATCCAGCGACTCAAGGTGATCGTCGGGAAGACCCGACGACGGATGAAAGTGTGCACGCGCTGCCTGCGGTCCGGCCGAGTCGTGAAGGCCGCGCACCGCGCCCCAAGAACGACCGCCTGA